In Candidatus Cloacimonadota bacterium, the DNA window AATTAGCGCTCAAGGCAAGCGCGATTCTAAAACGCTCTTTTTAGGGCGATTCCTCCGCTTTTTCAGGCAGCAGGGTGAGGCTGAGTTTGTTCGTCTCAAAATCAATGTATTGTCTGGCTGTGGAAATCATTCTTTCCCGGTTAATCAGTTCAAAACAGGCGGGACGCTCCAAAAATTCCGTAAGCGGGCGTTCCAGCCTGATGTTTTCCTGTATATTGTTGAGCCAGTAGCGGTTGGATTTAATGCTTTCCTGATATTGCTGCTTCAAAGTTTCCCGGGCAGTAACGACGTATCTTTCATCCAGATGTCCGCTCCGGAGGCTGTCCAGAGTGGCAACCACGGCTTCGCTAAGTTCATCCACACGCTGGGGCGAACATGCCATAAAGGTGCCCAAAAAGAAGCTGGGAACCGGGGTTTCCGTGCTTTGGGACATGGCCTGAATCATATAAACGCCGCTGCGTTGTTCGCGGATATTTTCGCGCAGCTTGTCGTTCATAATCAGTTCCAGCGCCTCCATATCCACCTCGTTTTGCACGCTGTGAGAATAGTTCCCACTGTTAAAAAGAGCCGAGAAAGCGCGGTCGCTTCCCTTGCGCAAAACCACGTCATTTTTCCCTGAAAACTTGCGCATGCCAACATCCACCAAGGTTTCCGCTCTGCCCTTGGCAGGCAGGTTGCCCAGATAGGTTTGGCAGAGCTGTTTCAGTTGCTCATCATCAAAATTCCCCACAATCACAAAACTGAAATCCGAAAAATCGCTAAAACGATCCCGGTAAATGCGTTCCACAGTGGCAAGATCTGCTTTATCCAAATCCACATCCGAAATTTCCACCTGATAGGGATGATTCGCCTGCAATTCCTTGAACAGCCTTTTGATGAAAACCTGCATCGGTTCCAGCATCAGGTTTTCGTTGAAGTTTTTGGTGCGGCGGATGAAAGAGGCAAAATCCTGGGCGTCGAAGCGCGCGTTGGTGGCATATTGGTACAGCATTTGGAACATCAATTCCATATCTTTGGGGGAGCAGGATCCGCTGAGTCCTTCGGTGTAGAGTCCCAGTCTGATTCCGGCTTGCGCAACCTTTCCAATTGTGGCTTTGGCAAGATTCACGCTGTCAAAATTTCCAAATCCGGATTCGGAAACATACATGGGCAGAGCAAGCGCTGAAGGCAGGTCTGCTTCCGGATAGCGGGAATATCCACCCGGACTGGTTGCGCTCAACAGCACTTCATCGTTCTTGAAATTCGTCTTTTTGGCATAAACCTTCACGCCATTTGCCAAAACCCAAGTGCTGATGCCGGTTTCCGCGTCATATTCCTCGGTTTTGAGAGCCACAGGCGCGGGAATGTTTTCCATGATGGGCTCGTTGACAGCCGTATCTTCATAGGGTTCAATCTCTTGGAAGCTCACATTTTTGGCAATCTGCAAAAGCCGCTCTTCGCTGGGATAAACCAATCCCTCTTTTTGCGGCGCGCCGATGGAGATGAACATATTTTCATCCTGAATGAGGCTGGCGACGACAGCGTTAACATCTTCCAGGGAAACGGTTTCCAATAAAAACTGGATGGTTCTTTCCTGATCCTCAGCGCTCAAAACCACCTTTTGGTTTGCAATGGCGTCAATCAATTCCCAGGCGACGGAGGCTGATTCCTGCGTATCTTTTTGAGCCACGGCCTGTTCGAGAGAACGCAACAAATCGACCTTGGCGCGCTCGAATTCAGAAGTCAAAAACCCGTAACGTTGCACTCTTTCTGCTTCCGTGAGAATGGTTTGCAGGGCGCCTTCCGCTTCACCGGGGGTAAAAATGGCAAAAACCGCCGCCGTGGACATGGTGCGCAAAAGCGGATATTCAAAAGCCATGGCAAAAGAATAGGGTGGGTTCGGCTTTTTGCTGTGTTCACTCAGGCGCGCGTTGAGCATTGTATAGAAAAGATTGCTTTTAATTTCTTCCCGCAAGTCATGGAAGCTTTTAAACTCTGTCACCGGCTTTTTCCACATCACCTGAATCACGTTTTGGGCATATTCGGGATCGGTGGCAACCACCGCGAGGGGTTCAGGGTTTGCGGGAACCGAAAATTCCTCGCGCGGACGCGAGTTTTCCCGGGCGGGGATGGAGCCGAAATATTCCTCAACCAGTTCCAACATTTCCTCTGGCTCAAAATCGCCCACAATCACCACGCTCTGCAAATCCGGCCGATACCAATCCCGGTAAAAACTTTTGATGGTGTCGTGTTCAAACCCGCTAATCACCTCGTAAATGCCGATGGGAGAGCGTTCCGCGTAGCGCGAACCTGCCAAAAACACCTCGTTTTGAGCGTCTCTGATGCGGGTCGCGGCATCCTGTCCCATGCGCCATTCTTCAATAATCACTCCGCGTTCGCTTTCGATTTCTTCGGCATCAAAGCTCACCTGGTGCGCCATATCCGACAAAATTAAAAGCCCTTTATTCAGCTTTTCGCGGTCATCGGTGGGAATTTTGAAGGTATAAACGGTATAATCATAGCTGGTCATGCCGTTCAAACCGTTGTAATAGCCCATGCCGATGGAGCTTAGATAGTTCACAACCTCGGTTTTGGCAAAGTTTTTGGTGCCGTTGAAGGCCATGTGTTCCGTGAAATGCGCCAAACCACGCTGGTCTTCGTCTTCGTTCACAGAGCCAATATCCACGTAAAGCCGCATCTCGGCGATGTTTTCCGGCTTTGGATTGCGTTTGATGTAATAGCTGAGCCCGTTTTCCAGGCGTCCTGCCAGCAATTCCGGGTCCTGGGGCAGGGGAAAACTCCTCAAGTTGGGCATCTGCGCCCAAAGCCCGGCAATTAGTAGTGTAACAAGCAGTGATAGCAGAATCTTGCGGGATTTCATAATTTAATGGATTTCCTTTATTCGGGATCGCTTACGGTGATTAAGAACTGGGTGTCCACATCCAAGATATTTTCCGGGTTACCATAGGTTAAAATGCTGCCGTCTTCCATCTCAATCGTGGCCATATAGTAAAAATTGTTGCTGCTGCTGGCATAATCCACAGGCAGATGTTTGAAACCACCAGGCAAAACAGAGCCAAGGTTGAAATGAGCGGTTATGCCCACAAAATTGTGCCTGTAAAAATCAGCACTCACAATGGTCTGGCTGCTTTGGTTCACAACCTTGAGGCTGGCGCGATTGGGTCTCAAAAAGGCCTTGGTCACGCGTCCCGCCTTGACCGTGGTGGTTGTGCTATCCCTGTAGGTTTGTTCTGCTTCGTCATAGATTTGATAGGTTTCACCCACCAAACGCACAGGCACCGGCACGCTCACATTGGGGTTAAAAAAGTGCTGTTTGTCGGTCTCAATCTCAAATCCGCGTTCTGAATTTGCGGGAATGACAACTTCATCTCCTCCATCAACGGATGCATAAACGGGAAAAGATGTCTCGTTTATAATGCGGAATTCCCCGCCGGATTCGCAGGCTGTCAATAAAATCAGCGCCAGCAAGGGAAGGAACACGATATAAAGGCGTTTCATGGCATTAACTCCTTTTTGTGGCAGA includes these proteins:
- a CDS encoding insulinase family protein — protein: MKSRKILLSLLVTLLIAGLWAQMPNLRSFPLPQDPELLAGRLENGLSYYIKRNPKPENIAEMRLYVDIGSVNEDEDQRGLAHFTEHMAFNGTKNFAKTEVVNYLSSIGMGYYNGLNGMTSYDYTVYTFKIPTDDREKLNKGLLILSDMAHQVSFDAEEIESERGVIIEEWRMGQDAATRIRDAQNEVFLAGSRYAERSPIGIYEVISGFEHDTIKSFYRDWYRPDLQSVVIVGDFEPEEMLELVEEYFGSIPARENSRPREEFSVPANPEPLAVVATDPEYAQNVIQVMWKKPVTEFKSFHDLREEIKSNLFYTMLNARLSEHSKKPNPPYSFAMAFEYPLLRTMSTAAVFAIFTPGEAEGALQTILTEAERVQRYGFLTSEFERAKVDLLRSLEQAVAQKDTQESASVAWELIDAIANQKVVLSAEDQERTIQFLLETVSLEDVNAVVASLIQDENMFISIGAPQKEGLVYPSEERLLQIAKNVSFQEIEPYEDTAVNEPIMENIPAPVALKTEEYDAETGISTWVLANGVKVYAKKTNFKNDEVLLSATSPGGYSRYPEADLPSALALPMYVSESGFGNFDSVNLAKATIGKVAQAGIRLGLYTEGLSGSCSPKDMELMFQMLYQYATNARFDAQDFASFIRRTKNFNENLMLEPMQVFIKRLFKELQANHPYQVEISDVDLDKADLATVERIYRDRFSDFSDFSFVIVGNFDDEQLKQLCQTYLGNLPAKGRAETLVDVGMRKFSGKNDVVLRKGSDRAFSALFNSGNYSHSVQNEVDMEALELIMNDKLRENIREQRSGVYMIQAMSQSTETPVPSFFLGTFMACSPQRVDELSEAVVATLDSLRSGHLDERYVVTARETLKQQYQESIKSNRYWLNNIQENIRLERPLTEFLERPACFELINRERMISTARQYIDFETNKLSLTLLPEKAEESP